The window AACCCGACCATTGCTGCCAATGCAGTGACCACTGCTAAAATTGCTGATGGTTCTATCACCGCCGCCAAACTGGCTCCGGGTGTCATTCCTACCAGCCTCGCCCCAACAGGTGGTGCCGGGGGAGACCTTGCGGGTACCTATCCCAACCCTTCCGTTGGAAGGATCCAGGGAATTGCCGTGGCTAATACAGCGCCAACAAACGGTCAGATCCTGAAGTACAATGGTACAGCATGGGCTCCGGCCAATGAAGCTGCTGCTTCAGGGTTGACCCTGCCTTTTACCCAGACTATTTCCAATGCATCGGATCTTTTCACGATCAATAATTCAGGTGCTGGAAATGCTTTGGTGGGAATCAACTCTTCTGCGAACCCCAATTCAAGTGGTGTAAGGGGTGGATTGACATCAAACACACCAGGTGCAAATGCTGCTGCTATCTATGGTTTTGCCAATAGTAACCAAACCGGCCTGAACATCTACGGTTATGGTGTTTGGGGGCATAACAATGGCAATAGTGGTGGTGTGTTGGGTTCCAGTGTGAATGGTAATGGTGTGATCGGTAAGGCTAACGCTTCCAACAAAGCAGGTGTATATGGTTATAGTGAAAATGGAAATGCAGGTTTCTTTGACAACTCAACAGCGACCAACTATACCAGCGCTATTTACTCCCAAAGCCGTTTCGGAACAGCTATACAGGCGTCTAGTACTGAAGGGATCGCCATTGATGCGGCTTCTGACAGCCCCGATTATCCAACGGTCAATGCCGCCAATTTTACTGGTGGCATGGCGCTGATGGCAGGTAGTGTTAGTGATTTGAACCCAACTATTATGACTGCGAGCTATGGCATGGCCCCTGGTTTGTACGCCATGGGTAACCTGGGTGGTACTGGTGGTACTGCGATCATCGCTGAACTGGGTAGTGGACCCGGAAACATTGCTGAATTCAAGGTCGGAGGAACCAATGTTGCCAGGATCGACCATACCGGTAAAGGATTCTTTAACGGTTCCGTTCAGTCGTCCGGTGCTGATGTGGCAGAATTCTTTGCTGTAGAAGGCTCCAAGGCAAGCTATGAAGCTGGTGATGTGTTGGAAATCTCGACTGAGGGTGACCGTAAGGTGGTAAAATCCTCCAAGCCTTATTCAACCCTTGTTGCAGGTGTTTATGCTACCAAACCTGGCTTGCTGCTGACTGAAGAAGATGCAGTGAAAAACAACCTTGATGCGCTGGTGCCAATGGGAGTGATCGGTGTGATCCCTACCAAGGTTTGCATGGAAGGTGGTGCTATCAAGCGTGGTGACCTGCTGGTAACCTCATCCATCCAGGGTGTGGCCATGAAGGCTGATCCCGACAAGGTGAAAGTGGGACAGGTAATTGGTAAGGCACTGCAGGATTACAATGCAAATGGTGTTGGTAAAATAAATGTGTTGGTAAGCGTTAAATAATCAACTAAAAATTCATTCCATGAAAAAGCATTTTCAAATAGTTATTACTGTTATAGCAGGAATCTTTTTAAGCGCCTCTGCCTTTGCCCAGGCTCCTGGCCAGCCCAGGAAGTTTACGGTTCCCCGCAGCAAAGCCGAATTCATGGCAGGCAAAAAAAGGTTTGATGATCAGGCTAAAATTGCCCAATCCAACCGCGAACACCTGAAAAAGGAAGAGCAACAAGCAGGGGTGATGCATGAACAGGAATTGGCGCAAAGCAGGCAGCAGCCTGCCCCTGCCAATAAGCCTAAAAACTAGGAATGGTTATCACTTTATAGACCCCTATCAGATCCGTACTCCATCAAGGAAGCCACCAGTATTGGTGGCTTTTTTGTTGAGAGGAAACAAAAAAGCCGGGATACATATCCCGGCTCCTATCATTAAAAAAACCTTAGAGTCCCATCTTCTTCCTCAGGTTCTCATCGATGGCATCGAGGAATTCCTGGGTGTACAAATAGTGCTCTCCATGTTTTACTTTGTTACCATGGACACATACTGCCAGGTCCTTGGTCATCTTGCCGCTTTCTACCGTTTCAATACATACTTGTTCAAGGGCATTGCTGAAATCGATCAATTCCTGGTTGCCATCCAGCTTTCCGCGGAAGGCCAGTCCCCTTGTCCAGGCAAAGATAGAGGCGATAGGGTTGGTGGAAGTGGGCTTGCCGGCCTGGTGGTCACGGTAGTGACGGGTAACCGTGCCGTGAGCAGCCTCGGATTCCAGTGTCTTTCCATCGGGGGTGATCAGTACAGAGGTCATCAGGCCTAGCGAACCAAAGCCCTGGGCAACTGTGTCGCTTTGTACGTCGCCATCATAGTTCTTACATGCCCAAACAAAATTGCCATTCCACTTCAGGGCGCTGGCTACCATGTCATCGATCAGGCGATGCTCATAGGTGATGCCTGCTGCATCGAATGCTGCCTTGAATTCATTCTCATAGATATCCTGGAAGATGTCCTTGAAACGGCCATCATATTTCTTCAGGATGGTATTCTTGGTAGAAAGGTACAATGGCCAGCCTTTGCTCAATGCCATATTAAAGCAGGAGCGGGCGAAGCCCTTGATGCTTTCATCGGTATTATACATGGTCATGGCAACGCCGTCCCCATTGAAATTGTATACCTCGAATGTTTGGGGTTCACCACCGTCTTCCGGTGTAAAGGTCATGGTCAGTTTGCCTTTGCCCTTTATAACGGTGTCGGTTGCACGATATTGATCGCCAAATGCATGACGGCCAACAATGATAGGCGCGGTCCAGTTGGTCACCAGTCGCGGAATATTGTTGATCACGATGGGCTCCCTGAATACGGTTCCATCCAGGATGTTACGGATGGTGCCATTGGGGCTTTTCCACATTTGCTTGAGGTTGAATTCCTTTACCCTTGCTTCGTCAGGGGTAATGGTTGCGCACTTGATCCCTACACCGTATTGTTTGATCGCATTGGCGGCATCAACGGTAACCTGGTCATTGGTAGCATCACGATGCTCGATGCCAAGGTCGTAATATTTGATGTCCAGCTCCAGGTAAGGTAGGATCAGCTTGTCTTTGATGAATTGCCAGATGATCCTGGTCATCTCGTCCCCGTCCAGTTCTACTACAGGATTGGCCACTTTAATTTTCTTGCTCATAACGTCGTTAAATTTTGAGAGTCTGCAAACCTAAGGGAAATCAATAAAAAAACAAATGATAAAAATCGATATTATTGGAAGTTTTCGAAATGTGTTTCTTGGCTTTTTTTGCTAGCTTCACAGCCTAATTAATCCTTGCCCCTTAATCTGTTGCTGATGCCTGAGGAAGTGCTATCATATGTGAGAAGGTTTGTAGATCTTGATCCTGCAGAAGCTAAGCTGTTCACCAGGCAGGTGCAGGTCATGACCTGTTCTGCCAGGCAGGTGCTTACGGGGATGGGGGAGGTGGAAAATCATATCTATTTTATCCGCAAAGGCATTGTCCGGAAGTATTTCACAAAGGGTAAGGAGGAGGTAACGGTACAACTCTGCTCCAAAGGTGACCTTACCTCTTCCATTGCTTCATTCATTACAGGAAAGCCTTCCGATTACGTCCTGGAAACGCTTGAACCTTCTGCACTGGTATTCATTACCCGTTCCGGCCTGGATCAGCTTTATTCCTGTGGGGTGAATTTTGAAAAGATGGGCAGGATGATCTTTCTCGAGGCAATGCTGGCCAAGGAGCGCTGGGATATGGAAAGGATGCTCCATAGTCCACTTGAAAGGTTCCAGTCTTTTAACCAAAAGCACCCCCACCTGATGCAGCAGGTGCCACAAAAGTACCTGGCATCCCTTTTGGATATTGAGCCCGAAACCTTTAGCCGGTACAAAGCCAGGCTGGCTGGTCATGCAGCGGCCAAAAACCATAAGAAGAATGCCCAATAACCAACATAAACAACTGGAAGCAGGCATCAATAACTTATATGCCTTCCTGCACCAGTATACTGGTATCAGTAAGGAGGATTTTTCCAATCTGAGCAAGTATGTTGAGTTGAGGCGGGTGGAACGCAAACACCAACTCATCAAACCAGGCGAAATAGAACCCTACCTTAATTTTATTCTCAAGGGGGTGATCCGTAAGTACGTGATGGTAGGTAAAAAGGAGATCACCCTGCAGTTGTCCAAGGAAGGCCATATCATCCATTCTGAATTATCCTTCCATACCCAGACCGCTTCCGAATGTTATATTGAGGCGATTGAGTCTTCCACCCTTTTATCTATCACCTATGACAACCTGCAGCGCCTTTACCTGGAGTTCCCGGTAGTGAATAAGTTATCTAGACTGTTGATCAGTGATATGTATGTCAGGAAAGACCGCCGCGATATGGAACATATCCGGCTGGATACCAAGGAGCGCTTCCTGAAATACATGAACAGGCATCCTGACATGATCCAGCGGGTTTCCCAAAAGTATATCGCGTCCTACCTGAATATTAAGCCGGAAACCTTTAGTCGGCTCAAGCACCTGATGAGGAAGCGTCCTGTTGATCCTGCAGGTTGATAACGAGGACGGGTATGCGCAATTCATGCCTTACTTTATTGATGGTTTCCCCATAAAGGATATCTGCAATACCGGTGTGGCCATGCGCCCCCATCACCAGCAGGTCGGCTTTTTCTTCCAGGGTGATCCTGACAATTTCCTCTTTACGCATCTGGTATCCCAGCCGGGCAATGGCCTGGTATCCCCTTTCCTTAAGTTGATCAACATAATGGTCCAGTTGGGCCGCGTCCTGCCTGCTTTCAAGGTCCCCACTTTCTTTGCCATACATTTTCGCGGTCACACTTTCAATTACATGGATCAGGATAAAGGTGGTACCCTGTTTTCCCTGTGAAAGGGCATGGGCGATCAGCCTGCTGTCGTGCTGGCTGAATTCCAGCGCAACGGCAATACGGTTATAGGCCTCTACCCTAAGGTCGGACAAGGGACGAAGGTCTTTGTGGATGGCAATATCCACAGGTTTCTTCCTGCGCTGGAACAGCGGAAAAAAGGTGACCAGCAGTAAGAGGATCACCAGGCCTGAGAGGCCGCCCACGACCAGGGCCTGCTTCCAGGTTTCGGGGTCGGTGGCGATATAGTCAATTGCC is drawn from Flavihumibacter rivuli and contains these coding sequences:
- a CDS encoding beta strand repeat-containing protein, translated to MIPTSLAPSGAAGGDLSGTYPNPTIGAGAVNATKLADNAVTNTKVADNAIVTSKVADGSITAAKLAPGVIPTSLPVSGTAGGDLTGNYPNPTIANNAVTTAKVADASITAAKLAPGVIPTSLAPSGAAGGDLSGTYPNPTVANNAISSAKIADNAIVTAKVADGAITAAKLAPGVIPTSLPVSGTAGGDLTGNYPNPTIANNAVTTAKVADASITAAKLAPGVIPTSLAPSGAAGGDLSGTYPNPAIAANAVGTTKIADAAITNAKLANNAVNTAKIADASIVTTKVADGSITAVKLAPGVIPTSLAPSGAAGGDLSGSYPNPTVANNAISSAKIADNAIVTAKVADGAITAAKLAPGVIPTSLPVSGTAGGDLSGNYPNPTIAANAVTTAKIADGSITAAKLAPGVIPTSLAPTGGAGGDLAGTYPNPSVGRIQGIAVANTAPTNGQILKYNGTAWAPANEAAASGLTLPFTQTISNASDLFTINNSGAGNALVGINSSANPNSSGVRGGLTSNTPGANAAAIYGFANSNQTGLNIYGYGVWGHNNGNSGGVLGSSVNGNGVIGKANASNKAGVYGYSENGNAGFFDNSTATNYTSAIYSQSRFGTAIQASSTEGIAIDAASDSPDYPTVNAANFTGGMALMAGSVSDLNPTIMTASYGMAPGLYAMGNLGGTGGTAIIAELGSGPGNIAEFKVGGTNVARIDHTGKGFFNGSVQSSGADVAEFFAVEGSKASYEAGDVLEISTEGDRKVVKSSKPYSTLVAGVYATKPGLLLTEEDAVKNNLDALVPMGVIGVIPTKVCMEGGAIKRGDLLVTSSIQGVAMKADPDKVKVGQVIGKALQDYNANGVGKINVLVSVK
- a CDS encoding isocitrate dehydrogenase (NADP(+)); this encodes MSKKIKVANPVVELDGDEMTRIIWQFIKDKLILPYLELDIKYYDLGIEHRDATNDQVTVDAANAIKQYGVGIKCATITPDEARVKEFNLKQMWKSPNGTIRNILDGTVFREPIVINNIPRLVTNWTAPIIVGRHAFGDQYRATDTVIKGKGKLTMTFTPEDGGEPQTFEVYNFNGDGVAMTMYNTDESIKGFARSCFNMALSKGWPLYLSTKNTILKKYDGRFKDIFQDIYENEFKAAFDAAGITYEHRLIDDMVASALKWNGNFVWACKNYDGDVQSDTVAQGFGSLGLMTSVLITPDGKTLESEAAHGTVTRHYRDHQAGKPTSTNPIASIFAWTRGLAFRGKLDGNQELIDFSNALEQVCIETVESGKMTKDLAVCVHGNKVKHGEHYLYTQEFLDAIDENLRKKMGL
- a CDS encoding Crp/Fnr family transcriptional regulator, giving the protein MPEEVLSYVRRFVDLDPAEAKLFTRQVQVMTCSARQVLTGMGEVENHIYFIRKGIVRKYFTKGKEEVTVQLCSKGDLTSSIASFITGKPSDYVLETLEPSALVFITRSGLDQLYSCGVNFEKMGRMIFLEAMLAKERWDMERMLHSPLERFQSFNQKHPHLMQQVPQKYLASLLDIEPETFSRYKARLAGHAAAKNHKKNAQ
- a CDS encoding Crp/Fnr family transcriptional regulator, whose protein sequence is MPNNQHKQLEAGINNLYAFLHQYTGISKEDFSNLSKYVELRRVERKHQLIKPGEIEPYLNFILKGVIRKYVMVGKKEITLQLSKEGHIIHSELSFHTQTASECYIEAIESSTLLSITYDNLQRLYLEFPVVNKLSRLLISDMYVRKDRRDMEHIRLDTKERFLKYMNRHPDMIQRVSQKYIASYLNIKPETFSRLKHLMRKRPVDPAG